A window of the Vanessa cardui chromosome 25, ilVanCard2.1, whole genome shotgun sequence genome harbors these coding sequences:
- the LOC124540526 gene encoding lysine-specific demethylase lid isoform X1, translating into MGKCDEANVEVSMGDSASPMKPDNFTFTVPPEAPVFEPTPEEFLDPLAYISKIRPIAEKSGICKIKPPAHWQPPFAVDVDRLRFTPRIQRLNELEAITRVKLNFLDQIIKFWELQGSVLKIPTVERKPLDLYALHKIVKEAGGFEVCSAERKWSKIARRMGHPQGKGIGSILKNHYERILYPYDVFKNSGAVSCAGDNKETKIEVKGEQTPEKAGRRTSKPPAATPPPARRFKSSEPEAAEGSHTEGALPAGDDKTPVKEEPGETRRSPRENKWMSAAGSCGARARVLRSTRLREHRLSNMTVSVTPAPPPLHPDDPLAKYMCHVCGRGDIEEQMLLCDGCDDSYHTFCLVPPLADVPKGDWRCPVCLAEEVSKPTEAFGFEQASREYTLQQFGEMADQFKSDYFNMPVHMVPTSTVEREFWRVVCSIDEDVTVEYGADLHSMDHGSGFPTKSSAHLYPGEQQYAESSWNLNNLPVLEGSVLGHINADISGMKVPWLYVGMCFATFCWHNEDHWSYSINYLHWGEPKTWYGVPSSKAEQFEAAMKAEAPELFQLQPDLLHQLVTIMNPNVLMKAGVPVYRTDQHAGEFVITFPRAYHAGFNQGYNFAEAVNFTPADWLKMGRECIAHYSTLRRYCVFSHDELVCKMALEADSLSLTVALAAYRDMRTMLHDERKLRKSLLDWGVTEAEREAFELLPDDERQCHECKTTCFLSCVTCACTPHVACLRHHDRLCACAPAAHKLRYRYTLDELPAMLEKLKRKSEQFREWAEAVQNALDPDTPKTCDLDGLRAHLKRAHDLKMHKTELVRALETAIEDAEKCASVIQQLDLNKMRTRTRHHDPKYRLSIHELTLFAAEIDGLACVLPEGSAVKEVLRQTAEFEDRATELLSKELDECDAASVRELEEVVDLGSRLCIVLPQLSALQARLQQEKFVVSVHTHREDCSTLTPELIDRLLAEAETVVPHRRVEAERAALYKLKLQVEDWERRARAVLIDTNAPKNRESFSESDEHVTLAELDALLAEGDDIEAALPSYHALHTATSHARDWLAKVEEMQSKELYPYMHSVEALSRRGAQIPLALLEKKHLAAALTSAQDWQRGAADMFLKKNWQYSLLEALAPRGEAGEGAEAGEGGAGRKRARGEPPAEAALLRHFSEDATPTEIVAAFKQAEQRELAAIKELRARNMRKEVRAPPTAGVTFCICQKRQYGIMNQCELCKDWFHASCVASARDDTEEREESPERIELPFPCTETKFLCPDCTRTKRPRLHRILALLVWLQKLPVRLAEGEALQCVTERAMAWQDAARALLAGPLLAALPARRAHDAPRERRDSHASRSSASVEHAYSATPRALGAGARVPPGLLQKLEDLMLEGDLLEVRLSEQACVWSAVWAARAAEGRRGARVLDAGRRKRAPPAQRHAALKRTRPASAAKAALKRSAATTTTYLNRKQGVSSGSGLMMRKHYMARQERRKRAIPAHHHARQARIAAQARAARGAARRSSSSSRSSADDDDDCAAAACLRPTGKVDWVQCDGGCDQWFHMHCVGLNRGALREDDEYVCGSCADAKPRSERH; encoded by the exons GCAAGATAAAACCACCCGCC CATTGGCAGCCACCGTTTGCAGTAGACGTGGATCGACTGCGTTTCACACCCAGAATACAAAGGCTTAATGAATTAGAg GCTATCACAAGAGTTAAGTTGAATTTCCTCGATCAAATTATCAAGTTCTGGGAGCTTCAGGGTTCTGTTCTAAAGATACCCACGGTCGAACGGAAACCCTTAGATTTGTACGCCTTGCACAAAATCGTTAAAGAAGCTG GTGGTTTCGAAGTATGTTCAGCGGAACGGAAATGGTCAAAGATAGCTCGACGGATGGGCCATCCCCAGGGCAAGGGCATCGGATCAATACTAAAGAACCACTACGAGCGCATCCTCTACCCGTACGACGTGTTCAAGAACAGCGGAGCCGTCAGCTGCGCTGGCGACAACAAGGAGACG AAGATCGAAGTGAAAGGCGAGCAGACGCCTGAGAAGGCGGGGCGGAGGACGAGCAAGCCCCCCGCGGCCACCCCGCCCCCCGCGCGCCGCTTCAAGAGCTCGGAGCCCGAGGCGGCCGAGGGCAGCCACACCGAGGGCGCGCTGCCCGCCGGCGACGACAAGACCCCCGTCAAGGAGGAGCCCGGCGAGACGCGCCGCA GTCCGCGCGAGAACAAGTGGATGTCGGCGGCGGGCAGCTGCGGTGCGCGTGCGCGCGTGCTGCGCTCCACGCGCCTGCGCGAACACCGCCTCAGCAACATGACCGTGTCCGTcacgcccgcgccgccgcccctGCACCCCGACGACCCC CTGGCGAAGTACATGTGCCACGTGTGCGGGCGCGGCGACATCGAGGAGCAGATGCTACTCTGCGACGGCTGCGACGACTCGTACCACACGTTCTGCCTCGTGCCGCCGCTGGCCGACGTGCCCAAGGGCGACTGGCGCTGCCCCGTGTGCCTCGCCGAGGAG GTGTCGAAGCCGACGGAGGCGTTCGGGTTCGAGCAGGCGTCCCGGGAGTACACGCTGCAGCAGTTCGGAGAGATGGCGGATCAGTTCAAATCAGATTACTTCAATATGCCTGTACAT ATGGTGCCCACGTCGACGGTGGAGCGCGAGTTCTGGCGCGTGGTGTGCTCCATCGACGAGGACGTCACGGTGGAGTACGGCGCCGACCTGCACTCCATGGACCACGGCTCCG GATTCCCAACGAAATCCAGTGCACATCTGTACCCCGGTGAACAACAGTATGCGGAATCTAGCTGGAACTTGAACAATTTGCCGGTTCTAGAAGGTTCTGTACTCGGACACATCAATGCTGACATATCGGGCATGAAG GTGCCCTGGTTGTACGTGGGCATGTGTTTCGCGACGTTCTGCTGGCACAACGAGGACCACTGGAGCTATTCCATCAACTACTTGCACTGGGGCGAACCCAAGACTTG GTATGGAGTACCCAGCTCGAAAGCAGAGCAGTTTGAAGCAGCGATGAAGGCTGAGGCACCAGAGCTGTTCCAGTTACAGCCTGACCTGTTGCACCAGCTGGTCACCATCATGAATCCGAATGTCCTCATGAAGGCAGGCGTGCCTGTGTACAG GACGGACCAGCATGCGGGCGAGTTTGTGATCACGTTCCCGCGCGCCTACCACGCCGGCTTCAACCAGGGGTACAACTTCGCCGAGGCAGTCAACTTCACGCCCGCCGACTGG CTTAAAATGGGTCGCGAGTGCATCGCGCACTACTCGACGCTGCGGCGGTACTGCGTGTTCTCGCACGACGAGCTCGTCTGCAAGATGGCCCTGGAGGCGGACTCGCTCAGCCTCACCGTGGCGCTGGCGGCCTACAGGGACATGAGGACCATGCTGCACGACGAGAGGAAGCTGAGGAAGTCGCTACTCGATTGG GGCGTGACGGAGGCGGAGCGCGAGGCGTTCGAGCTGCTGCCGGACGACGAGCGCCAGTGCCACGAGTGCAAGACCACGTGCTTCCTGTCGTGCGTCACGTGCGCGTGCACGCCGCACGTGGCCTGCCTGCGCCACCACGACCGCCTCTGCGCATGCGCGCCCGCCGCGCACAAGCTCAG ATATCGCTACACCCTCGACGAGCTCCCTGCCATGTTAGAGAAGTTAAAACGGAAGTCGGAGCAGTTCCGCGAGTGGGCGGAGGCAGTTCAGAACGCTCTGGATCCCGACACGCCCAAGACCTGCGACCTGGATGGATTGAGGGCACATCTTAAAAGGGCGCATGACTTGAAG ATGCACAAGACCGAGCTGGTGCGCGCGCTGGAGACGGCCATCGAGGACGCGGAGAAGTGCGCGTCCGTGATCCAGCAGCTCGACCTCAACAAgatgcgcacgcgcacgcgccaCCACGATCCCAAGTACCGGCTCTCCATACACGAGCTCACGCTCTTCGCGGCCGAGATCGACGGCCTCGCCTGCGTGCTGCCCGAGg GTTCAGCCGTTAAAGAAGTATTACGACAAACCGCGGAATTCGAGGATCGCGCCACCGAGCTGCTGAGTAAGGAGTTAGATGAGTGCGATGCGGCTTCGGTCAGGGAACTGGAGGAA GTGGTAGATCTCGGGTCCCGTCTCTGCATCGTGCTGCCGCAGCTGTCGGCGCTGCAGGCGCGTCTTCAGCAGGAGAAGTTCGTGGTCTCCGTGCACACGCACCGCGAGGACTGCTCCACGCTCACGCCCGAGCTCATCGACAGGCTGCTGGCCGAGGCCGAGACGGTCGTGCCGCACCGCCGCGTCGAGGCGGAACGGGCCGCCTTATATAAACTCAAAT TACAAGTAGAAGACTGGGAACGTCGCGCACGCGCAGTTCTCATAGACACAAACGCACCTAAGAACAGAGAATCGTTCAGCGAGTCGGACGAGCACGTCACGCTCGCAGAACTGGACGCGTTGCTGGCAGAGGGCGACGACATCGAGGCCGCCCTGCCGTCCTACCACGCCCTGCACACAGCGACCTCGCACGCGCGCGACTGGCTCGCGAAAGTCGAGGAGATGCAGTCCAAGGAGCTATACCCGTACATGCACAGCGTCGAGGCGTTGTCTCGCCGCGGCGCGCAGATCCCGCTGGCGCTGCTGGAGAAGAAACATCTCGCCGCCGCGCTCACCTCCGCTCAGGACTGGCAGCGAGGCGCCGCAGACATGTTCCTCAAGAAG AACTGGCAGTATTCCCTGCTGGAAGCGCTGGCGCCGCGCGGCGAGGCGGGCGAGGGCGCGGAGGCGGGCGAGGGGGGCGCGGGGCGCAAGCGCGCGCGCGGGGAGCCGCCGGCCGAGGCCGCGCTGCTGCGACACTTCAGCGAGGACGCCACGCCCACGGAGATCGTGGCCGCCTTCAAACAGGCCGAGCAGCGCGAGCTGGCCGCCATCAAGGAGCTGAG AGCTCGAAATATGCGCAAGGAGGTACGAGCACCCCCGACAGCTGGAGTGACGTTCTGCATTTGTCAGAAGCGACAGTATGGAATCATGAACCAATGCGAATTATGCAAGGACTGGTTTCACG CATCATGCGTGGCGTCCGCTCGTGACGACACGGAGGAGCGCGAAGAATCCCCGGAGAGGATAGAACTGCCGTTCCCCTGCACCGAGACCAAGTTCCTCTGTCCCGACTGCACGCGCACCAAGCGGCCGCGCCTGCATCGGATATTGGCTTTGCTG GTGTGGCTGCAGAAGCTGCCCGTGCGGCTGGCGGAGGGCGAGGCGCTGCAGTGCGTGACGGAGCGCGCCATGGCGTGGCAGGACGCGGCGCGCGCGCTGCTGGCCGGCCCGCTGCTCGCCGCGCTGCCCGCGCGCCGCGCGCACGACGCGCCGCGCGAGCGCAGGGACTCGCACGCCAG CAGGTCGTCCGCGAGCGTGGAGCACGCCTACAGCGCCACGCCGCGCGCGCTCGGCGCCGGCGCACGCGTGCCGCCCGGCCTCCTGCAAAAGCTGGAGGACCTCATGCTGGAGGGAGATCTGCTCGAG GTGCGGCTGTCGGAGCAGGCGTGCGTGTGGAGCGCCGTgtgggcggcgcgcgcggcggaggggcggcgcggcgcgcgcgtgCTGGACGCGGGCCGCCGCaagcgcgcgccgcccgcgcagCGCCACGCCGCGCTCAAGCGCACGCGCCCCGCCAGCGCCGCCAAGGCCGCGCTCAAGCGCAGCGCCGCCACCACCACCACCTACCTGAACCGGAAGCAG GGCGTGTCCTCGGGCTCCGGCCTCATGATGCGCAAGCACTACATGGCGAGGCAGGAGCGACGCAAGCGAGCCATCCCCGCGCACCATCACGCGAGGCAGGCGAGAATAG CGGCGCAGGCGcgtgcggcgcgcggcgcggcgcggcgcagCAGTTCGTCGTCGCGCTCGTCCgccgacgacgacgacgactgCGCCGCCGCCGCCTGCCTGCGGCCCACAG GCAAAGTGGACTGGGTGCAATGCGACGGCGGCTGCGACCAGTGGTTCCACATGCACTGCGTGGGCCTCAACCGGGGCGCCTTGCGCGAGGACGACGAGTACGTGTGCGGCTCCTGCGCCGACGCCAAGCCGCGCTCCGAGCGCCACTga
- the LOC124540526 gene encoding lysine-specific demethylase lid isoform X2: MGKCDEANVEVSMGDSASPMKPDNFTFTVPPEAPVFEPTPEEFLDPLAYISKIRPIAEKSGICKIKPPAHWQPPFAVDVDRLRFTPRIQRLNELEAITRVKLNFLDQIIKFWELQGSVLKIPTVERKPLDLYALHKIVKEAGGFEVCSAERKWSKIARRMGHPQGKGIGSILKNHYERILYPYDVFKNSGAVSCAGDNKETKIEVKGEQTPEKAGRRTSKPPAATPPPARRFKSSEPEAAEGSHTEGALPAGDDKTPVKEEPGETRRSPRENKWMSAAGSCGARARVLRSTRLREHRLSNMTVSVTPAPPPLHPDDPLAKYMCHVCGRGDIEEQMLLCDGCDDSYHTFCLVPPLADVPKGDWRCPVCLAEEVSKPTEAFGFEQASREYTLQQFGEMADQFKSDYFNMPVHMVPTSTVEREFWRVVCSIDEDVTVEYGADLHSMDHGSGFPTKSSAHLYPGEQQYAESSWNLNNLPVLEGSVLGHINADISGMKVPWLYVGMCFATFCWHNEDHWSYSINYLHWGEPKTWYGVPSSKAEQFEAAMKAEAPELFQLQPDLLHQLVTIMNPNVLMKAGVPVYRTDQHAGEFVITFPRAYHAGFNQGYNFAEAVNFTPADWLKMGRECIAHYSTLRRYCVFSHDELVCKMALEADSLSLTVALAAYRDMRTMLHDERKLRKSLLDWGVTEAEREAFELLPDDERQCHECKTTCFLSCVTCACTPHVACLRHHDRLCACAPAAHKLRYRYTLDELPAMLEKLKRKSEQFREWAEAVQNALDPDTPKTCDLDGLRAHLKRAHDLKMHKTELVRALETAIEDAEKCASVIQQLDLNKMRTRTRHHDPKYRLSIHELTLFAAEIDGLACVLPEGSAVKEVLRQTAEFEDRATELLSKELDECDAASVRELEEVVDLGSRLCIVLPQLSALQARLQQEKFVVSVHTHREDCSTLTPELIDRLLAEAETVVPHRRVEAERAALYKLKLQVEDWERRARAVLIDTNAPKNRESFSESDEHVTLAELDALLAEGDDIEAALPSYHALHTATSHARDWLAKVEEMQSKELYPYMHSVEALSRRGAQIPLALLEKKHLAAALTSAQDWQRGAADMFLKKNWQYSLLEALAPRGEAGEGAEAGEGGAGRKRARGEPPAEAALLRHFSEDATPTEIVAAFKQAEQRELAAIKELRARNMRKEVRAPPTAGVTFCICQKRQYGIMNQCELCKDWFHASCVASARDDTEEREESPERIELPFPCTETKFLCPDCTRTKRPRLHRILALLVWLQKLPVRLAEGEALQCVTERAMAWQDAARALLAGPLLAALPARRAHDAPRERRDSHARSSASVEHAYSATPRALGAGARVPPGLLQKLEDLMLEGDLLEVRLSEQACVWSAVWAARAAEGRRGARVLDAGRRKRAPPAQRHAALKRTRPASAAKAALKRSAATTTTYLNRKQGVSSGSGLMMRKHYMARQERRKRAIPAHHHARQARIAAQARAARGAARRSSSSSRSSADDDDDCAAAACLRPTGKVDWVQCDGGCDQWFHMHCVGLNRGALREDDEYVCGSCADAKPRSERH, encoded by the exons GCAAGATAAAACCACCCGCC CATTGGCAGCCACCGTTTGCAGTAGACGTGGATCGACTGCGTTTCACACCCAGAATACAAAGGCTTAATGAATTAGAg GCTATCACAAGAGTTAAGTTGAATTTCCTCGATCAAATTATCAAGTTCTGGGAGCTTCAGGGTTCTGTTCTAAAGATACCCACGGTCGAACGGAAACCCTTAGATTTGTACGCCTTGCACAAAATCGTTAAAGAAGCTG GTGGTTTCGAAGTATGTTCAGCGGAACGGAAATGGTCAAAGATAGCTCGACGGATGGGCCATCCCCAGGGCAAGGGCATCGGATCAATACTAAAGAACCACTACGAGCGCATCCTCTACCCGTACGACGTGTTCAAGAACAGCGGAGCCGTCAGCTGCGCTGGCGACAACAAGGAGACG AAGATCGAAGTGAAAGGCGAGCAGACGCCTGAGAAGGCGGGGCGGAGGACGAGCAAGCCCCCCGCGGCCACCCCGCCCCCCGCGCGCCGCTTCAAGAGCTCGGAGCCCGAGGCGGCCGAGGGCAGCCACACCGAGGGCGCGCTGCCCGCCGGCGACGACAAGACCCCCGTCAAGGAGGAGCCCGGCGAGACGCGCCGCA GTCCGCGCGAGAACAAGTGGATGTCGGCGGCGGGCAGCTGCGGTGCGCGTGCGCGCGTGCTGCGCTCCACGCGCCTGCGCGAACACCGCCTCAGCAACATGACCGTGTCCGTcacgcccgcgccgccgcccctGCACCCCGACGACCCC CTGGCGAAGTACATGTGCCACGTGTGCGGGCGCGGCGACATCGAGGAGCAGATGCTACTCTGCGACGGCTGCGACGACTCGTACCACACGTTCTGCCTCGTGCCGCCGCTGGCCGACGTGCCCAAGGGCGACTGGCGCTGCCCCGTGTGCCTCGCCGAGGAG GTGTCGAAGCCGACGGAGGCGTTCGGGTTCGAGCAGGCGTCCCGGGAGTACACGCTGCAGCAGTTCGGAGAGATGGCGGATCAGTTCAAATCAGATTACTTCAATATGCCTGTACAT ATGGTGCCCACGTCGACGGTGGAGCGCGAGTTCTGGCGCGTGGTGTGCTCCATCGACGAGGACGTCACGGTGGAGTACGGCGCCGACCTGCACTCCATGGACCACGGCTCCG GATTCCCAACGAAATCCAGTGCACATCTGTACCCCGGTGAACAACAGTATGCGGAATCTAGCTGGAACTTGAACAATTTGCCGGTTCTAGAAGGTTCTGTACTCGGACACATCAATGCTGACATATCGGGCATGAAG GTGCCCTGGTTGTACGTGGGCATGTGTTTCGCGACGTTCTGCTGGCACAACGAGGACCACTGGAGCTATTCCATCAACTACTTGCACTGGGGCGAACCCAAGACTTG GTATGGAGTACCCAGCTCGAAAGCAGAGCAGTTTGAAGCAGCGATGAAGGCTGAGGCACCAGAGCTGTTCCAGTTACAGCCTGACCTGTTGCACCAGCTGGTCACCATCATGAATCCGAATGTCCTCATGAAGGCAGGCGTGCCTGTGTACAG GACGGACCAGCATGCGGGCGAGTTTGTGATCACGTTCCCGCGCGCCTACCACGCCGGCTTCAACCAGGGGTACAACTTCGCCGAGGCAGTCAACTTCACGCCCGCCGACTGG CTTAAAATGGGTCGCGAGTGCATCGCGCACTACTCGACGCTGCGGCGGTACTGCGTGTTCTCGCACGACGAGCTCGTCTGCAAGATGGCCCTGGAGGCGGACTCGCTCAGCCTCACCGTGGCGCTGGCGGCCTACAGGGACATGAGGACCATGCTGCACGACGAGAGGAAGCTGAGGAAGTCGCTACTCGATTGG GGCGTGACGGAGGCGGAGCGCGAGGCGTTCGAGCTGCTGCCGGACGACGAGCGCCAGTGCCACGAGTGCAAGACCACGTGCTTCCTGTCGTGCGTCACGTGCGCGTGCACGCCGCACGTGGCCTGCCTGCGCCACCACGACCGCCTCTGCGCATGCGCGCCCGCCGCGCACAAGCTCAG ATATCGCTACACCCTCGACGAGCTCCCTGCCATGTTAGAGAAGTTAAAACGGAAGTCGGAGCAGTTCCGCGAGTGGGCGGAGGCAGTTCAGAACGCTCTGGATCCCGACACGCCCAAGACCTGCGACCTGGATGGATTGAGGGCACATCTTAAAAGGGCGCATGACTTGAAG ATGCACAAGACCGAGCTGGTGCGCGCGCTGGAGACGGCCATCGAGGACGCGGAGAAGTGCGCGTCCGTGATCCAGCAGCTCGACCTCAACAAgatgcgcacgcgcacgcgccaCCACGATCCCAAGTACCGGCTCTCCATACACGAGCTCACGCTCTTCGCGGCCGAGATCGACGGCCTCGCCTGCGTGCTGCCCGAGg GTTCAGCCGTTAAAGAAGTATTACGACAAACCGCGGAATTCGAGGATCGCGCCACCGAGCTGCTGAGTAAGGAGTTAGATGAGTGCGATGCGGCTTCGGTCAGGGAACTGGAGGAA GTGGTAGATCTCGGGTCCCGTCTCTGCATCGTGCTGCCGCAGCTGTCGGCGCTGCAGGCGCGTCTTCAGCAGGAGAAGTTCGTGGTCTCCGTGCACACGCACCGCGAGGACTGCTCCACGCTCACGCCCGAGCTCATCGACAGGCTGCTGGCCGAGGCCGAGACGGTCGTGCCGCACCGCCGCGTCGAGGCGGAACGGGCCGCCTTATATAAACTCAAAT TACAAGTAGAAGACTGGGAACGTCGCGCACGCGCAGTTCTCATAGACACAAACGCACCTAAGAACAGAGAATCGTTCAGCGAGTCGGACGAGCACGTCACGCTCGCAGAACTGGACGCGTTGCTGGCAGAGGGCGACGACATCGAGGCCGCCCTGCCGTCCTACCACGCCCTGCACACAGCGACCTCGCACGCGCGCGACTGGCTCGCGAAAGTCGAGGAGATGCAGTCCAAGGAGCTATACCCGTACATGCACAGCGTCGAGGCGTTGTCTCGCCGCGGCGCGCAGATCCCGCTGGCGCTGCTGGAGAAGAAACATCTCGCCGCCGCGCTCACCTCCGCTCAGGACTGGCAGCGAGGCGCCGCAGACATGTTCCTCAAGAAG AACTGGCAGTATTCCCTGCTGGAAGCGCTGGCGCCGCGCGGCGAGGCGGGCGAGGGCGCGGAGGCGGGCGAGGGGGGCGCGGGGCGCAAGCGCGCGCGCGGGGAGCCGCCGGCCGAGGCCGCGCTGCTGCGACACTTCAGCGAGGACGCCACGCCCACGGAGATCGTGGCCGCCTTCAAACAGGCCGAGCAGCGCGAGCTGGCCGCCATCAAGGAGCTGAG AGCTCGAAATATGCGCAAGGAGGTACGAGCACCCCCGACAGCTGGAGTGACGTTCTGCATTTGTCAGAAGCGACAGTATGGAATCATGAACCAATGCGAATTATGCAAGGACTGGTTTCACG CATCATGCGTGGCGTCCGCTCGTGACGACACGGAGGAGCGCGAAGAATCCCCGGAGAGGATAGAACTGCCGTTCCCCTGCACCGAGACCAAGTTCCTCTGTCCCGACTGCACGCGCACCAAGCGGCCGCGCCTGCATCGGATATTGGCTTTGCTG GTGTGGCTGCAGAAGCTGCCCGTGCGGCTGGCGGAGGGCGAGGCGCTGCAGTGCGTGACGGAGCGCGCCATGGCGTGGCAGGACGCGGCGCGCGCGCTGCTGGCCGGCCCGCTGCTCGCCGCGCTGCCCGCGCGCCGCGCGCACGACGCGCCGCGCGAGCGCAGGGACTCGCACGCCAG GTCGTCCGCGAGCGTGGAGCACGCCTACAGCGCCACGCCGCGCGCGCTCGGCGCCGGCGCACGCGTGCCGCCCGGCCTCCTGCAAAAGCTGGAGGACCTCATGCTGGAGGGAGATCTGCTCGAG GTGCGGCTGTCGGAGCAGGCGTGCGTGTGGAGCGCCGTgtgggcggcgcgcgcggcggaggggcggcgcggcgcgcgcgtgCTGGACGCGGGCCGCCGCaagcgcgcgccgcccgcgcagCGCCACGCCGCGCTCAAGCGCACGCGCCCCGCCAGCGCCGCCAAGGCCGCGCTCAAGCGCAGCGCCGCCACCACCACCACCTACCTGAACCGGAAGCAG GGCGTGTCCTCGGGCTCCGGCCTCATGATGCGCAAGCACTACATGGCGAGGCAGGAGCGACGCAAGCGAGCCATCCCCGCGCACCATCACGCGAGGCAGGCGAGAATAG CGGCGCAGGCGcgtgcggcgcgcggcgcggcgcggcgcagCAGTTCGTCGTCGCGCTCGTCCgccgacgacgacgacgactgCGCCGCCGCCGCCTGCCTGCGGCCCACAG GCAAAGTGGACTGGGTGCAATGCGACGGCGGCTGCGACCAGTGGTTCCACATGCACTGCGTGGGCCTCAACCGGGGCGCCTTGCGCGAGGACGACGAGTACGTGTGCGGCTCCTGCGCCGACGCCAAGCCGCGCTCCGAGCGCCACTga
- the LOC124540527 gene encoding facilitated trehalose transporter Tret1-2 homolog, producing MEQTNITPFTKQCFVTTAVGINIIGFGSAIGFPAILLPQLKETNSSIPLTKESESWIAAIMALSMLAGNLMTPPIMDRLGRKAAHYALTVLSLIGWYITIMATSVEALIIGRMMLGIAGGLLTTLRSVLIGEYTSPRNRGAFLTTVSLTQAFGIFFVHLIGSLLSWQKTALICVFFPFASLVMIMYTPESPSWLLTKGRYDECRRVFRWLRGTEEDEELEDMIKARLAFEQATIKDHGVNWFAKLLRIIRKREFYKPIMIMIHSNTMMQFSGGTTMAAYSTVIISLLMGSTANAHFWMVFLDTQRIICNTFAIYIINRTRRRVMVLTTGVLSVASHFAIAIFVYCKIHGWEYDAIWLPALLINLQFLAVAVGTVPMPQVIGGEVFPLEYRSIGGTISLATGGGVMFLALKTFPELIDKTGLHGTYTIYGGILLANLIIVLILLPETKGKTLQQIEDEFRGRPLRIEELEAKQSLQSNPVEIYKRKMSERRCSSPVLL from the exons ATGGAACAGACAAATATTACTCCGTTTACGAAACAG TGCTTCGTGACAACAGCTGtgggtataaatataataggttTCGGTAGTGCTATTGGCTTCCCGGCTATTCTGCTGCCACAGCTGAAGGAAACAAACAGTTCTATTCCACTCACAAAGGAGTCAGAATCATGGATTG CGGCAATTATGGCTTTGAGTATGCTCGCTGGAAACCTTATGACTCCGCCCATAATGGACAGACTCGGGCGCAAGGCGGCTCATTACGCTCTCACCGTCCTTTCTTTGATAGGCTGGTACATCACTATTATGGCCACAAGTGTTGAG gCCTTGATAATTGGAAGAATGATGCTGGGCATCGCAGGCGGTCTGCTGACAACACTGCGGTCTGTTCTCATCGGAGAGTACACGAGTCCTCGAAATCGTGGTGCCTTCCTCACCACAGTGTCCCTTACACAAGCGTTTGGCATATTTTTCGTACATCTCATTGGATCACTGCTGAGCTGGCAAAAGACTGCTCTCATATGCGTTTTCTTCCCGTTTGCAAGTTTAGTCATGATAATGTATACACCAGAATCTCCAAGTTGGCTGCTTACTAAAGGCAGATACGATGAATGTAGACGCGTTTTCAGATGGTTAAGAGGAACGGAAGAAGATGAAGAGCTAGAAGACATGATAAAGGCAAGGCTAGCCTTTGAGCAAGCAACTATCAAAGATCATGGAGTCAATTGGTTTGCAAAGTTATTAAGAATAATACGAAAGCGGGAATTCTATAAGCCTATCATGATTATGATTCACAGCAACACTATGATGCAATTTTCTGGCGGTACCACCATGGCCGCTTATTCCACAGTCATTATCAGTCTCTTGATGGGATCGACTGCAAATGCACATTTTTGGATGGTATTTTTGGATACACAAAGAATTATTTGCAACACCTTCgctatttatatcattaacagAACTAGAAGACGAGTGATGGTACTCACTACAGGAGTCCTCTCCGTAGCGAGTCATTTTGCCATCGCCATTTTCGTATACTGTAAAATCCATGGATGGGAATATGACGCTATCTGGTTACCAGCGCTGTTAATCAATCTTCAGTTCTTAGCAGTAGCGGTTGGTACTGTCCCAATGCCACAAGTGATCGGTGGAGAAGTGTTCCCTTTGGAGTACAGGAGTATCGGAGGAACTATCAGTTTGGCGACAGGTGGAGGGGTCATGTTTTTGGCATTGAAGACATTTCCCGAATTAATAGATAAAACTGGTTTACATGGTACGTACACGATTTACGGTGGCATTTTATTGGCTAATTTGATAATCGTGTTAATATTGCTACCAGAGACGAAGGGAAAGACTCTTCAGCAAATAGAAGACGAATTTCGAGGAAGACCGCTCAGGATTGAAGAGTTAGAAGCAAAACAGTCACTGCAATCAAATCCAGTAGAAATATACAAACGGAAGATGTCAGAAAGGAGGTGCAGTAGTCCTGTACTGTTATAA